The DNA sequence CCTTCCCGCACGGTAGTGCCCTTTTCTGCACCATTTCAGCGACACTCCGCACCAGTAAACCTTGTAAGCACTTTCATATTCCCCACGGGGAAGGATGAGAAGCTTCGAGAAGGCTTGCCCCTCAAAAGATGACAGCTTAGGGGGCCATCTGCTACCATTCCTCCCTCTTTTTTCTCGTAAACCGGCCCGCGTCATGAAATTTCTTTCTTTTAATATCAACGGGCTGCGTGCCCGCCCGCACCAGCTTGCCGCCATCGTCGAACAGCACCAGCCAGACGTTATCGGCCTGCAGGAAACCAAAGTCCACGACGATATGTTTCCGCTGGAAGAGGTTGCCAGCCTCGGCTACAACGTTTTTTATCACGGCCAAAAAGGCCACTATGGCGTTGCCCTGCTGACGAAAGAGCAGCCGGTGATGGTGCGCCGTGGTTTCCCGGGGGATGATGAGGATGCGCAGCGCCGCCTGATCATGGCTGATATCGCCAGCCCGATTGGCAATATCACCGTTATTAACGGCTATTTCCCTCAGGGAGAAAGCCGCGACCACCCCACTAAATTTCCGGCAAAAGAAAAATTCTACCGCGATCTGCAAAACTATCTTGAACAGGAACAGACACCGGCTAATCCTGTGCTGATTATGGGTGATATGAATATCAGCTCAACCGATCGGGATATTGGCATCGGTGAAGATAGCCGCAAACGCTGGCTGCGCACCGGGAAATGTTCCTTCCTGCCGGAAGAGCGGGAGTGGATGGATCGGTTAATGAACTGGGGACTGGTCGATACCTGGCGCGCACAGAACGGCGACGTCAATGACCGCTTCTCCTGGTTCGATTATCGCTCAAAAGGCTTTGATGATAACCGTGGCCTGCGTATCGATCTTCTGCTGGCAAGCCAGCCGCTGGCAGAGCGCTGTGTGGAGACCGGCATCGATTACGATATTCGCAGTATGGAAAAACCCTCCGATCATGCCCCGGTCTGGGCGAAGTTCACATTGTGATAACGATGCAGCCACGGATCGATGTTGTCGCCGCGCTGATTTACCGTCGTGGCAAGCTGCTGCTGGCGCAGCGTGGAGAAAATGGCGATCAGGCGGGTCTTTGGGAATTTCCGGGTGGCAAAGTAGAAGCCGGTGAAACCCAGCAGCAGGCGTTACAACGTGAGTTACGGGAAGAGTTGGCGATTGATGCGCGGATTGAGCGCTACATCGCCAGTGAAAGCCGCGAAGTCGGCGGGCGGATAATTCATCTGCATGGCTGGCTGGTTACTGATTTTAAGGGCGATCTTAAGCCGAGTTGTCATCAGGCGTTGGTATGGTGCCTGCCCACAGAGGCGCTAACCTACGATCTCGCGCCGGCGGACATCCCCCTGCTTCAGGCCTGGCTGCCCACAATCTGATCGCCATCCGGTCGGTTAAACTCAGCAAAGCTTAACCGACCAAACTATCCCGCGTTTACTTAACGGTTTGCCAGATCAGATTGTTGGTGCCGAAGGATTTTTCATCCCGCACGCACTGAAGCAGCACGCCTTCCATTTTCACTACCGAGCCTTCGGTATAGCTGCGGTTTTGATAACTACAGCAGCGCAGGCAGGGTGGCTGATTATTTTGCCCCTGAGTCCAGACCTCCGGTGGCATATCTACCACCACATCGGCGTTAGTATTGCCACTGCTGGTGCTCTCACGCTCGTCATCATAATCTCGGTTGCTATTATTGCGATAGCGCTGTCCGCTATCGTTTTCATAACCGCGACCGCTCTCGTTCACGCTGTTGGTGTTACCCGTGCTCAGATGCCATCCCTCGCCTGCGGCGAGAATCGGCTGGCTGAACAGGATGGAACCTGCCAGGAGGAGTAGTGCACCTGCTTTCATCACTCAGTTTCCTTCGCTTTTGCCGGCTTGCGCCTGGGCTTTTTACGATTATCCGCCGCAGGAAGGCCACGAAAAGCGTGGGCAGCAGGCTGCTGCCTGGCCTGATAAATCAGGTTATGCAGCGTTTCCACCAGCGGCTGCATAAAGTCCTGGTAGCGGCACTGCTTCTCACTGATTTTCGTTAGCGTGGACTCCCAGTGGGCGGTCATATCCGGACGCGCTGCCATTTCTGGTAGCGAGTGGATCAGCGCTCGCCCGGCGGGACTGGCATGAATATAGCGCCCTTTTTTCACTAAAAAGGCGCGTTTGAACAGTAATTCAATAATCCCGGCGCGCGTAGCCTCTGTCCCTAAACCATCGGTCGCTCGCAGTACTTTCTTTAGATCTTTATCCTGAACAAAGCGTGCAATGCCGGTCATCGCCGATAAAATCGTGGCATCGGTAAACGGACGAGGCGGCTGAGTTTGCTTACTGACCACTTCTCCGCGTTCACAAAGCAGTTCGTCGTCTTTGGCGACTACCGGCAGCGGCGTACCGTCATTGTCTTCATCACGTTCTTTACTGCCCAACAGCGCGCGCCAGCCTGCTTCGGCAAGAAAACGGGCTTTAGCCACGAATTTCCCACCGGCAATATCCAGTTCAATAACGCATTTACGGTAAACCGCATCCGGGCAAAACTGCATCAGATACTGTGTGGCGATCAGCCGGTAAATATTGCTCTCATTTTCCGTCAGGCGGATTTTGCCACTGCGAGCCGTGGGAATAATGGCATGGTGCGCATCGACTTTTTTATCATCCCAGCAGCGGTTTTTACGATCGCTGTCGAAATCCGCCGGCGGCGTCAAATCGGGCTGATGTGAATTAATCGCGTTCAATACCGCATGGCGCCCGGCGAAATGTTCATCCGGCAGATAACGGCTGTCTGAACGCGGATAGGTAATCAGCTTATGGGTCTCATAAAGCTTTTGACAGGTATCCAGCACCATCTGCGCGCTGAGGCCAAAACGTTTGGCCGCCTCTATTTGCAGCGTGGACAATGAAAAAGGCAAAGGTGCCGTGTCGTTCTCACGCTTGTCATTATAGCTTGTGACCCGTGCAGGCTGACCGCCAATACGCGCGACGACATGCTCGGCCAGCGAGCGCTTAAGTAACCGCCCTTCTTCGTCCTGATAAGGCTCACAGGCGTCACTGGGCTGCCAGAGCGCCACGAAACGTTCCTCAGCAGGCGTGACGATATGCGCTTTCACTTCAAAGAAATCTTTAGGAATGAAGTTTTCAATTTCCTCATCACGACGCACGACCAGGCCCAGTACCGGCGTCTGGACCCGCCCGACCGAAAGCAGCCCGTCGTAACCGGCATTGCGTCCAAGAAGCGTGTAGGCACGGGTCATATTGATGCCGTACAGCCAGTCCGCGCGGGCGCGAGCCAGTGCGGATACGCACAGTGGAATAAACTCTCTGTTAGCACGCAGACGCCCTACGGCTCTTTCTACCGCCTGGGGATTGAGGTCGTTAATCAGGCAGCGCTGGACATTGCCGCGGATCTCAGCCGGAAGTTCCAGATAATCGAGCACTTCATCCACCAGCAGCTGGCCTTCGCGATCCGGGTCGCCTGCATGAATCACCTCGGTTGCCTGAGCAAGCAGGCCTTTGATCACGTTGAGCTGCTTAGCCACCGAGGGACGAGGCTGGAGCCGCCACTTTTCCGGCACGATAGGCAAATCAGCCAGCGACCAGCGTGCAAAGCGGCTGTTATAGCTGTCAGGCTGCGCCTGCTCCAGCAGATGGCCTACGCACCAGGTAACGACCTGATCGCTGCCACAGGCAATATACCCGTCTCCGCGACGATGCGGCTTGGGCAAGACATCCGCAATGGCGCGGGCAAGGCTGGGTTTTTCGGCAATAAACAAACGCATCCGGCAATCGCTTCCTTCAGGAGATAAATTCAGTCACGGCATGACTGGCGCAGGCGTGCGGCGTCATCACTCTGGCATCAGATGAGGTTTCGCGGCCGCAGCAAACGTTGCGACAGCAGGGCATCAGGTGAAAAGCATCATCGGTCATGGGCAACGCCTCTAAGAATTTACCGGTGTTATGGTAACGCTTTCGGCACCGCGGCGTAAGGCTCTCGCTGTCTGATAGCTCATTAACACGACAACAGAAGAGAGGGGA is a window from the Pantoea sp. CCBC3-3-1 genome containing:
- a CDS encoding DNA topoisomerase III — encoded protein: MRLFIAEKPSLARAIADVLPKPHRRGDGYIACGSDQVVTWCVGHLLEQAQPDSYNSRFARWSLADLPIVPEKWRLQPRPSVAKQLNVIKGLLAQATEVIHAGDPDREGQLLVDEVLDYLELPAEIRGNVQRCLINDLNPQAVERAVGRLRANREFIPLCVSALARARADWLYGINMTRAYTLLGRNAGYDGLLSVGRVQTPVLGLVVRRDEEIENFIPKDFFEVKAHIVTPAEERFVALWQPSDACEPYQDEEGRLLKRSLAEHVVARIGGQPARVTSYNDKRENDTAPLPFSLSTLQIEAAKRFGLSAQMVLDTCQKLYETHKLITYPRSDSRYLPDEHFAGRHAVLNAINSHQPDLTPPADFDSDRKNRCWDDKKVDAHHAIIPTARSGKIRLTENESNIYRLIATQYLMQFCPDAVYRKCVIELDIAGGKFVAKARFLAEAGWRALLGSKERDEDNDGTPLPVVAKDDELLCERGEVVSKQTQPPRPFTDATILSAMTGIARFVQDKDLKKVLRATDGLGTEATRAGIIELLFKRAFLVKKGRYIHASPAGRALIHSLPEMAARPDMTAHWESTLTKISEKQCRYQDFMQPLVETLHNLIYQARQQPAAHAFRGLPAADNRKKPRRKPAKAKETE
- a CDS encoding pyrimidine (deoxy)nucleoside triphosphate diphosphatase, producing MQPRIDVVAALIYRRGKLLLAQRGENGDQAGLWEFPGGKVEAGETQQQALQRELREELAIDARIERYIASESREVGGRIIHLHGWLVTDFKGDLKPSCHQALVWCLPTEALTYDLAPADIPLLQAWLPTI
- the xthA gene encoding exodeoxyribonuclease III, which codes for MKFLSFNINGLRARPHQLAAIVEQHQPDVIGLQETKVHDDMFPLEEVASLGYNVFYHGQKGHYGVALLTKEQPVMVRRGFPGDDEDAQRRLIMADIASPIGNITVINGYFPQGESRDHPTKFPAKEKFYRDLQNYLEQEQTPANPVLIMGDMNISSTDRDIGIGEDSRKRWLRTGKCSFLPEEREWMDRLMNWGLVDTWRAQNGDVNDRFSWFDYRSKGFDDNRGLRIDLLLASQPLAERCVETGIDYDIRSMEKPSDHAPVWAKFTL